In Lotus japonicus ecotype B-129 chromosome 5, LjGifu_v1.2, one genomic interval encodes:
- the LOC130719505 gene encoding uncharacterized mitochondrial protein AtMg00810-like, which translates to MFTGLLVYVDDVILVGSSLLEFQMVKDSLHSAFGIKDLGVLKYFLGLEVAHSTSGISLCQRKYCLDLLQEIGTLGSKPVSTPLDPALKLTLDQGKPCEDVMGYRRLVGRLLYLTHTRPDISFATQQLSQFMSQPTDMHYTAALRVLKYLKASPGLGLFFPRNTPLTLQGYSDADWAGCLDTRRSISGYCFYLGNSLISWKAKKKVTVSRSSSEAEYRALAYATCELQWLLYLLKDLRISCLKTPVLFCDSQSALHIAVNPVFHERTKHLEIDCHVVREKLQAGVVKLVPIPTALQVADIFTKPLQPRIF; encoded by the coding sequence ATGTTCACAGGATTGcttgtttatgtggatgatgtTATTCTGGTTGGTAGTAGTCTCTTAGAGTTTCAAATGGTTAAGGATTCTCTACATTCAGCATTTGGCATTAAAGATCTAGGTGTTTTGAAATATTTTCTTGGCCTAGAAGTAGCTCATTCTACCTCTGGAATCTCATTGTGTCAAAGGAAATACTGTTTGGATTTGCTTCAAGAAATTGGAACTCTTGGTAGTAAGCCAGTTTCCACTCCATTGGATCCAGCTCTCAAGTTAACACTTGATCAAGGAAAACCTTGTGAAGATGTCATGGGATATCGCAGATTGGTAGGAAGATTGTTGTATTTGACACACACTAGACCAGATATTTCTTTTGCAACACAGCAACTGAGCCAGTTCATGAGCCAACCTACTGATATGCATTACACAGCAGCACTTAGAGTTTTAAAGTACTTGAAAGCATCTCCAGGACTTGGTTTGTTCTTTCCTAGGAACACTCCACTCACTTTACAAGGCTATtcagatgcagattgggcaggttgCTTGGATACGAGAAGGTCAATATCAGGCTACTGTTTTTATCTTGGTAATTCACTCATATCTTGGAAAGCAAAGAAGAAGGTCACAGTATCCAGGTCTTCTAGTGAAGCAGAATATAGAGCTCTTGCCTATGCCACTTGTGAACTACAATGGCTACTTTACTTGTTGAAAGACTTGAGAATTTCTTGTCTTAAAACACCTGTTTTGTTTTGTGATAGCCAAAGTGCTTTGCATATTGCTGTCAATCCAGTGTTTCATGAAAGGACTAAACACTTGGAAATTGACTGCCATGTTGTCCGAGAGAAGTTGCAAGCTGGAGTTGTCAAGCTAGTGCCTATTCCAACTGCCTTGCaagttgcagatatcttcactaaaCCTTTGCAGCCTCGGATCTTTTAG